CTGCTGCGCAAGCTGCTCAGCCGCGACTTCACCCGCACCCGGATCAGCGTCGGCCTGCATGCGGTGGGGACGGCCGAAGCCGCCGGGCTTCTGGAGGCGCTCGACCGGGATGCGGCAAGGACCCTGGGCGAGGGCTACCGACTGGTGCCGACCGGCGGTTTCTACCAGGTCACCCGCGACTCCAACCGGCTGGTGGCCAGCCTGGGGAAAAGCTTCGCCCTCTCCCTGATCCTGGTGATGGGAGCCATCTGGGTTCTCTTCGGCTCCTTCAAACTGACCCTGGTCGCCCTGGTCCCCAACCTCATCCCCCTGGTCTGGAGCGGCGGGATTATGGGGTATGCCGGCATCGACCTCAGCACCGGCACGGCCATGATCGCCGCCGTGGTCATCGGCCTGGTGGTCGACAACACCATCCATTACCTGGCCCGCTACCGCCGCGAACGGCACCGGACCCCGGCCGAAGCCGTCCACGCCACCACCACCGGCACCGGCCGGGCGATGGTCATCTCCTCGGTCGTCCTCGTCCTCGGCTTCTGGACCGGCTGCTTCGGCAGCTTCAAGCCGACCGTCTATTTCTCCCTGCTGACGGGACTGACCATGATCGGCGCCCTGCTCAACGATCTGCTGGTTTTGCCGGCCTGCCTCCTCCTGACCGGCCGCTGGCTGCGGCAGGGGACTGCATGAGAGCCGTGTTTCTGGCCCTGGCGGCCGTCTTTTTGCTGACCGTTTCCGCACCGGCCGAGCAGGCCGCTCTGGCCAGCCGCTTCGCCGCGCTGCTCGATCCGGCTGCGGACCGCATCGTCCGGCGCGCCTGGGTTCCCAGCGCCGAGCAGCCGCAGGGGGAAGTGCGGCTCATCGCCCGCGGCGGAGCGCTGGTGATGCAGACGGCGCTCTCCAGCAAGGTGCTGCGGCGGGTAGCCGCCGCCATCAGCGAGAAGGAAGAGCGCTCCTGGCCCGAAGAGCGTGACGGCTTTGTCGACTCGCAGCGCTACCGGGAAACCCTGAGCAGGGCCGTGGAAGCGGTGCAGCGGGACAGCCGCGCCCACCCCCGGCCGGATCGCCGGCAGCAGCTGCTGATCGAGTTCGTGACCGCCGGCAGAAGCGCCCTCTATGCCATTTATCAGGCGGAGCTGAACGAGGGCGCGGAGGGGCTGGAGATCGCCGGGCGCCGGCTGCTCTTCATCGAGGGCGCCTCGCCCCTCTATGTGCGGGGCAATCTGGTGGAGATCGCCATGGACAGCTTTCACCTGGAGCGGGCCGAGGCCGAGCAGCTGATCGCCGCCCTCGCCCCGTAACCAACGAGCAATCCGGCTGCCCATGGACTGACGGGCCGCCCGAAAATGATGAGGTTGCATCATGAGACTGAGCGTTGCCACCAATTTCGACCCCTTGCTGATCGAAGGCATCAAGGACTACCCGGTGACCGAACTCTTCGGCAAACTGCGCGAGGACTTCGTCGGCGGCGGCCGAGCCCCCTACCAGCTGGCCAGGGTCTCCCGCCAGGCTCTCGCCCGCCACGTGCGCCAGGCCCGCGAGGCGGGGATCGGCTTCAACTACCTGCTCAATGCCTCCTGCCTCGGCAACCTGGAGATCACCCGCGAGGGACAGCGGGCCATCGACCGGCTGCTCGGCTGGGTGAACGATATCGGCGTCGAATCGGTCACCGTCGCCACGCCGCTGCTGCTCAAGACGATAAAGAGCCGCTATCCGCACCTCAAGGTACGCATCTCGGTCTTCGGCGGCGTCGACCGGGTGCGCAAGGCGCAGATGTGGGAGGAATTGGGGGCCGACTGCATCGTCCTCGACAGCATCCTGGTCAACCGCGAACTGGCGACCCTCGCCAGCATCCGCAAGGCGGTCCGCTGCGACCTGGAGCTGCTGGTCAACAACAACTGCCTCGCCGGCTGCGCCCTCTCTCCCGCGCACATGAACGCCCTCGCCCATGCCGGGCAGTCGCGGCACAAGAACAAGGGCTTTTTCCTCGACTGGTGCTTCCTCAAATGCACCGAGATGAAGCTGCGCGATCCGGTCAACTACATCCGCTCGGAGTGGATCCGCCCCGAGGACCTGCCGGTCTACGAGGAGCTGGGGTACGACCTGTTCAAGATCGCCGAGCGCGACATCCCCACCGAGGTCATGCTCCGGCGGGTGAAGGCCTACGCCGAGCGCCGCTACGACGGCAACCTCCTCGACCTGATCCAGGCCTATGGTTTCAAGGGGGTCAGCCGGGACCACCGCTAC
This DNA window, taken from Desulfuromonadales bacterium, encodes the following:
- a CDS encoding MMPL family transporter; translation: LLRKLLSRDFTRTRISVGLHAVGTAEAAGLLEALDRDAARTLGEGYRLVPTGGFYQVTRDSNRLVASLGKSFALSLILVMGAIWVLFGSFKLTLVALVPNLIPLVWSGGIMGYAGIDLSTGTAMIAAVVIGLVVDNTIHYLARYRRERHRTPAEAVHATTTGTGRAMVISSVVLVLGFWTGCFGSFKPTVYFSLLTGLTMIGALLNDLLVLPACLLLTGRWLRQGTA
- a CDS encoding U32 family peptidase, whose translation is MRLSVATNFDPLLIEGIKDYPVTELFGKLREDFVGGGRAPYQLARVSRQALARHVRQAREAGIGFNYLLNASCLGNLEITREGQRAIDRLLGWVNDIGVESVTVATPLLLKTIKSRYPHLKVRISVFGGVDRVRKAQMWEELGADCIVLDSILVNRELATLASIRKAVRCDLELLVNNNCLAGCALSPAHMNALAHAGQSRHKNKGFFLDWCFLKCTEMKLRDPVNYIRSEWIRPEDLPVYEELGYDLFKIAERDIPTEVMLRRVKAYAERRYDGNLLDLIQAYGFKGVSRDHRYYRHGLLWLLRYLIRPGLVNPLRMLPLKRLAELRGMTQPVAGEAPVYIDNRALDGFIERFRREGCLGADCEECRWCHEFAAKAVRINAASRAEALAAYEELFASMHDGSMWRYFRSGKKSRTAKG